The Terriglobales bacterium genome includes a region encoding these proteins:
- a CDS encoding septal ring lytic transglycosylase RlpA family protein has product MRRVLRLFLATAVLATSLAAAPVEKNNSGPRYEAKKQQADQKKSPKKAKTKPPYQVGPASWYGKQFDGKDTASGEPFDMFALTAAHPTLPLETRVKVTNLRNGRSVVVRVNDRGPYIPGRIIDLSYAAASLLELRERGVERVRLDLVPEEPGVIASNLSGTY; this is encoded by the coding sequence ATGAGACGAGTACTGAGGCTCTTCCTGGCGACCGCTGTTCTGGCCACCAGCCTGGCTGCAGCACCCGTTGAGAAGAACAACTCGGGCCCCCGATACGAAGCAAAGAAGCAGCAAGCGGACCAGAAAAAGTCGCCTAAGAAGGCCAAAACCAAGCCGCCTTACCAGGTAGGCCCAGCCTCCTGGTACGGCAAACAATTCGACGGCAAAGACACCGCCAGCGGCGAACCCTTCGACATGTTCGCCCTGACGGCGGCCCACCCCACGCTTCCCCTCGAAACCAGGGTGAAGGTCACCAACCTGCGCAACGGGCGCTCGGTGGTGGTGCGGGTGAACGATCGCGGCCCTTACATCCCGGGCCGGATCATCGACCTCTCCTATGCCGCCGCTTCGCTCCTCGAGCTGCGTGAGCGCGGCGTGGAGCGAGTGCGCCTCGACCTGGTCCCCGAGGAGCCCGGCGTGATCGCGTCGAATCTGTCTGGCACCTACTAG
- a CDS encoding DUF5666 domain-containing protein, with amino-acid sequence MRRLSLLFPLALAVPMCGVFAAAQSNQAVPKPPSDVPAPASSAVPTRSGVEAAAASPATAPDPGPKMPTTTIFDPSATGAPAAQKGPDPYLDVPPMPEGKVTLIGGHVRSMDGIRSRMTIEPFGGGKSMKVRFDERTHIYRDGVETTQLAIHKGDRVWVDTMLDGPHVFARNIHVRTQSSPADARGQVLGYDARNGVVSVRDELSLRPVRFRVDNATRFSKQGETASAADLQPGALISVRFAAGDRSRGVAQEIAVLAVPGAPFTFAGTVTYLNLATGVMAVHNQSDDKTYELSFDPARVSRRDGLRVGSQVTVTAQFQPRGYRATSVEVAQTKNEE; translated from the coding sequence ATGCGACGTCTTTCACTGCTGTTCCCGTTGGCCCTGGCAGTTCCGATGTGCGGCGTCTTCGCGGCCGCGCAAAGCAATCAGGCAGTCCCGAAGCCGCCGAGTGACGTCCCGGCGCCGGCCTCGTCGGCGGTACCGACCCGGTCCGGCGTGGAAGCCGCTGCTGCCTCGCCGGCCACGGCTCCCGATCCCGGCCCGAAGATGCCGACCACGACCATCTTCGATCCGTCGGCCACCGGCGCGCCGGCCGCGCAGAAGGGTCCCGATCCATATCTGGACGTGCCGCCGATGCCGGAAGGCAAGGTCACGCTGATCGGCGGGCATGTGCGCAGCATGGATGGTATCCGCAGCCGCATGACGATCGAACCGTTCGGCGGCGGCAAGAGCATGAAGGTGCGGTTCGATGAGCGCACGCACATCTATCGCGACGGCGTAGAGACCACGCAACTGGCGATCCACAAGGGCGACCGCGTCTGGGTGGACACCATGCTCGACGGGCCACACGTCTTCGCGCGCAACATCCACGTTCGCACGCAGTCATCGCCGGCCGACGCGCGCGGGCAGGTGCTCGGCTACGATGCGCGCAACGGCGTGGTCTCGGTGCGCGACGAACTGTCGTTGCGGCCGGTGCGGTTCCGCGTCGACAACGCCACCAGGTTCAGCAAGCAGGGCGAAACGGCCAGCGCGGCCGATCTCCAGCCGGGAGCGCTGATCAGCGTCCGCTTTGCCGCGGGAGATCGTTCCCGCGGCGTGGCGCAGGAGATTGCCGTGCTGGCCGTGCCGGGGGCGCCATTCACCTTTGCGGGAACCGTGACCTATCTGAACCTGGCCACCGGCGTGATGGCGGTCCACAATCAGAGCGATGACAAGACCTACGAACTGAGCTTCGATCCCGCGCGTGTGAGCCGGCGCGATGGGTTGCGCGTGGGCTCGCAGGTCACCGTGACCGCGCAGTTCCAGCCACGCGGCTATCGCGCGACCAGCGTGGAAGTGGCGCAGACGAAGAACGAGGAATAG
- the pyrF gene encoding orotidine-5'-phosphate decarboxylase gives MNRPVTLPPPETRTAVAGGPFASLPPRDRIIVALDVSTAGEARKLVSTLADVVSTFKIGKQLFTAEGPAIVRELVGAGHGVFLDLKFHDIPTTVGAAVRSAASLGVKMLTVHAAGGSAMLRAAADAAAQSVARPTVLAVTVLTSFQENDLRETGVSGRVVDQALRLGALALGNGCGGLVSSPREAAELRRELGAGFALITPGIRPAGSEAGDQARAATPTAAIQAGVTHLVVGRPITAAADPSGAATQILEELRAAIANRG, from the coding sequence ATGAATCGGCCCGTCACTTTGCCGCCGCCGGAAACGCGGACGGCAGTTGCTGGCGGGCCGTTCGCTTCTCTGCCGCCGCGCGACCGAATCATCGTCGCGCTGGACGTCTCCACTGCCGGCGAAGCCCGCAAGCTAGTTTCAACCCTGGCGGACGTGGTCTCGACTTTTAAGATCGGCAAGCAACTGTTCACCGCCGAAGGTCCGGCGATCGTGCGCGAGTTGGTGGGCGCGGGGCACGGCGTTTTCCTCGACCTCAAGTTCCACGATATTCCCACCACCGTCGGCGCCGCCGTGCGCTCGGCTGCGTCCCTGGGCGTGAAGATGCTCACCGTGCATGCCGCCGGCGGCTCAGCCATGCTGCGCGCCGCCGCCGACGCTGCGGCGCAATCGGTGGCGCGCCCGACCGTGCTTGCGGTGACAGTGCTTACGAGCTTCCAGGAAAACGACCTGCGCGAGACCGGCGTTTCCGGCCGCGTGGTGGACCAGGCCTTACGCCTGGGCGCGCTGGCGCTCGGCAATGGATGCGGCGGCCTGGTGTCGTCGCCACGCGAGGCGGCGGAACTGCGCCGCGAACTGGGCGCGGGATTCGCCCTGATCACGCCCGGCATTCGTCCCGCCGGCTCGGAAGCGGGCGACCAGGCGCGCGCCGCCACGCCTACGGCCGCGATTCAGGCGGGCGTGACGCACCTGGTCGTCGGGCGTCCCATCACCGCCGCTGCCGATCCCAGCGGCGCCGCGACGCAAATTTTGGAAGAGTTGAGGGCCGCGATCGCGAACCGGGGCTGA
- the thiD gene encoding bifunctional hydroxymethylpyrimidine kinase/phosphomethylpyrimidine kinase, producing the protein MTPGPTQPVVLTIAGFDPSSGAGVTADIKTLAAHRCYGVGCITALTVQSTTGVRRVEPLSPGLVRQTLDELAEDLPPAAIRIGMLATGRIAETVADFLSASPVPHVVLDPIIKSSSGADLLDAAGVEILKTRLLPLVTVITPNLDEAAALTGGPVRDASEMRAAAERLQQLGARNVVITGGHLDPPIDLLRAADGSARQFAGRRIESRSTHGTGCAFAAALAANLALGHKLDGSVQLARDYVARAIEQAVPMGRGNGPLNHFPGRG; encoded by the coding sequence ATGACCCCTGGGCCGACACAGCCGGTGGTGCTGACGATCGCGGGTTTCGACCCCTCGTCGGGTGCCGGTGTGACCGCCGACATCAAGACGCTGGCGGCGCACCGCTGCTATGGGGTGGGCTGCATCACGGCGCTGACCGTGCAGAGCACAACCGGCGTGCGGCGGGTGGAGCCGCTATCGCCGGGGCTGGTGCGGCAAACGCTGGACGAGCTGGCCGAAGACCTACCCCCGGCGGCGATCCGCATCGGGATGCTGGCCACGGGGAGGATCGCCGAAACCGTAGCTGACTTCCTGAGCGCCAGCCCGGTGCCGCACGTGGTGCTCGATCCCATCATCAAATCGTCGTCCGGCGCGGACCTGCTCGACGCGGCCGGAGTGGAGATTTTGAAGACGCGGTTGCTGCCGCTCGTGACCGTGATCACCCCGAACCTGGACGAAGCGGCAGCGCTTACCGGCGGACCGGTGCGCGATGCGAGCGAAATGCGCGCAGCCGCCGAGCGGCTGCAGCAGCTGGGAGCGCGGAACGTGGTCATCACCGGCGGACACCTGGATCCTCCCATTGATTTGCTCAGAGCAGCGGACGGCTCCGCGCGCCAGTTCGCGGGCCGCCGGATTGAGTCGCGCTCCACGCATGGCACCGGTTGCGCGTTTGCTGCGGCGCTGGCCGCGAACCTCGCCCTGGGGCACAAGCTGGACGGGTCCGTGCAGCTGGCCAGGGATTATGTGGCGCGCGCGATTGAGCAGGCCGTGCCGATGGGGCGGGGAAATGGCCCGCTGAACCATTTTCCGGGGCGGGGGTAA
- a CDS encoding zinc ribbon domain-containing protein yields the protein MSEAARDLHERQEFWRPAMDASRTREAERVLSARAEACADCGTEFAPGARFCHACGAQRPAEVPRGARSASGFSLSRYFDFEQIRSGLGLSTASLIFFFAGLICAVAAIATGIVFSATTLLDWQAVQLWRIEWMLAAIVAFVAGLLLKK from the coding sequence ATGAGTGAAGCGGCAAGAGATCTGCATGAGCGCCAGGAGTTCTGGCGTCCCGCCATGGATGCCAGCCGCACCCGCGAAGCCGAGCGCGTACTGAGCGCGCGCGCCGAAGCCTGCGCCGACTGCGGCACCGAGTTCGCGCCCGGCGCTCGCTTCTGCCATGCCTGCGGCGCACAGCGTCCGGCGGAGGTTCCGCGCGGCGCGCGTTCGGCCTCGGGGTTCAGCCTGTCGCGCTATTTCGACTTCGAACAAATCCGCAGCGGGCTGGGATTGAGCACCGCGTCGCTGATCTTCTTCTTCGCCGGATTGATCTGCGCCGTGGCCGCGATTGCCACCGGCATCGTCTTCAGCGCTACCACCCTGCTCGACTGGCAGGCGGTACAGTTGTGGCGCATCGAGTGGATGCTGGCCGCCATCGTCGCGTTCGTGGCGGGCCTCCTGCTCAAGAAATAG